GACACAGTGACAAAGCGCGCTCACGCGGATTGCACCAGTTGCCTGATCTTCACGGCTTTTTCGAAGTGGTCCAACCGGTGGGTATGAATCCACCAGGTGGCCGCTTCCAGCAAGAGGTCAGGGTCATCGTTCTTGTTGGCGAAGAAAGCATAGAACGACAAGCCCACCCCTTCGCCTTTGCTGGCCACCTTGGCGTCGCACACGGCAACGATTGTCTCTCTCAAGGATGTCCGCAAGATTCCGCTCACTCCACCTGCGGCACGACAGCCTCAGCCTTTTCGGCTTTTTCGGCTTTGGCCGCCTTTTTGCCACCCTTGCCAGGAGCCTCGCTGCTGGGCAGCAGCGGTACACCCAGCTCGGTGCGCACCTTGTTTTCGATCTCAAAGCGCAGATCGGGGTTTTCGCGCAGAAATTCGCGCGAGTTGTCGCGGCCCTGGCCGATTTTTTCCCCGTTGTAGGCGTACCAGGCACCCGACTTGTCGATCACGCGGTTGGCCACGCCCAGGTCAAGAATCTCACCTTCACGGCTGATGCCCTCACCAAACAGGATGTCGAACTCGGCCGTCTTGAAAGGAGGCGCCACCTTGTTTTTCACCACTTTGACTTTGGTTTCGTTGCCGATTGCATCGTCGCCCTTCTTGATGGTGCCGGTGCGGCGGATATCCAGGCGAACAGAGGAGTAAAACTTCAATGCGTTGCCACCGGTGGTCGTCTCGGGCGAGCCGAACATCACGCCGATCTTCATGCGGATCTGGTTGATGAAGATGACCGTGCAGTTGGTTTTTTTGATGGATGCGGTGAGCTTGCGCAGGGCCTGGCTCATCAACCGGGCCTGCAGGCCGGGCAAAGAATCGCCCATTTCACCTTCGAGTTCTGCCTTGGGTGTGAGCGCTGCGACCGAGTCGACCACGATCAGGTCGACTGCGCCAGAGCGCACCAGGCTGTCCACAATCTCCAGCGCTTGTTCGCCGGTATCGGGCTGGGAGATCAGCAGGTCTTGCAGGTTCACACCCAGTTTTTGGGCGTATTGGATGTCCAGAGCGTGCTCAGCGTCCACGAAAGCGGCTTGACCACCCACCTTTTGCATCTCGGCGATCACTTGCAGCGTGAGCGTGGTTTTGCCAGATGACTCAGGGCCGTAGATTTCGACCACCCGACCACGCGGCAATCCGCCAACGCCCAGTGCAATGTCAAGGCCCAGAGAGCCGGTGGATACCACCTGGATGTTCTCAATCACCTCGCCTTCGCCCAGACGCATGATGGTGCCCTTGCCGAACTGTTTCTCGATCTGGGCCAATGCGGCCTGCAAGGCCTTGGATTTTTCACTGTTGAGCGAATTGGATTTGACGGCTACGTCCATTTTTAACTCCTTGAATATGTTGATCTGCGAAGAGAGTGGGTGTTCGCTTCAAGCCATTTGGGTTTGCATACAGGCTGGATGCTTGAACAGGAGTTTATCGCCTCATACATTCCTGACAAGCCATATTTTCGTCAGTTTGCCTTACTATATAACGTCCCCTGCGCCGCTGCGCGGCTTCCCCCCAAGGGGACCACGCCTGCGGCCCGGCGGAGCCGGTTCCACGGCGTGTGCTGGGGCTTCGCATTGCCGCCCTCTCTTCGAATTGGGCGGCTGTCGGGCATTCGAAAAGGCTGAAGGGTTTTAGATGATCGAGCAGATTGAGGGCCATCAGGAAGACGACCGCTGGCGCCAGACCCACCTGGGGCGGCTCATGGGCTTGGCCTTGCGCCGCTTCGACGAGCGGGTACTGCACCTGATGGCCCACGACGCGAATGTGCCGTTGGCGCTGTCGAACCTGGCTGGGCGCGATCAGATCGGTGCAGCCCATGTGCACATCACCCGCCATCTGAGCCGCAACGGCTCGCGGCTGACCGAACTGGCAGAGGCCGCCGGCATGAGCAAGCAGGCCATGGGCGACCTGGTGACGCAGTGCGAGGCCTGGGATCTGGTGCGGCGCGAGCCTGACCCACACGATGGGCGTGCGCGCCGCATCGTGTTCACCTCCACGGGCCTGCTCTGGCTCGATGCCTTTCAGCAAGCAGTGGCACAAGCCCAGGACGAATTTCGCGCGATGGTGGGCGAAGAGGTGGCCACTGTGGTTTCTCTGGGTCTGGAAGCCTATGGCGCCGGATAAATGGCGCATATCCAAGGGTTGCCCCGCCGTGCGGTGGCGCAGGCATTCGTCATAATTACAGACGGAGCACGGGACGCCCCGCCCCAACAGCTGGCGCCACGGCGCACAGCCACAACAACTGGAGACAATGATGCGCATCCTTATTGCAGAAGACGATCAGGTATTGGCCGATGGTTTGTTGCGCAGTTTGCGGGCCGCAGGCGCCGCAGTGGATCACGTGGCCAGCGGCAGCGAAGCCGATGCGGCCCTGATGACCAACAGCGAGTTCGACCTGCTCATTCTTGATCTCGGCCTGCCCAAGATGCATGGCCTGGAGGTGCTCAAGCGCCTGCGCTCCAGGGGCTCGGTCTTGCCGGTGCTGATTCTGACGGCGGCTGACAGCGTGGAAGAGCGCGTCAAGGGCCTGGACTACGGTGCCGACGACTACATGGCCAAGCCGTTTTCGCTGCAAGAGCTGGAGGCCCGGGTTCGCGCCCTCACGCGCCGCGGCATGGGTGGCGCGACATCCACCATCAAACATGGCCCGCTGGAATACGACCAGGCCGGTCGCGTGGCCACCATCGAGGGCAAGATGGTCGAGTTGTCGGCGCGTGAACTGGGGCTGCTGGAAGTTTTGCTGCAGCGTTCCGGCCGGCTGGTCAGCAAAGACCAGTTGGTCGAGCGGCTTTGCGAATGGGGCGAAGAGGTGAGCAACAACGCCATTGAGGTGTATATCCACCGCCTGCGCAAAAAGATCGAAAAGGGCCCCATCCGCATCGCCACAGTACGCGGTCTGGGTTACTGCCTTGAAAAAATCCCTGGCTGAAGAGGCCGCCGTCGCCCAGGGCTCGGGCGAAGCACCGGTACCCAAAGACGAGCGTTTTGGCTCGATGTCGTTCGGACTGTTCCAGCGAGAGCAGCGCAGCCTGTTCGGCGAGATTCTCGACTGGATGCTCACGCCGCTGCTGCTGTTGTGGCCGCTGTCTCTGGCGCTCACCTGGTTCGTGGCTCAGGGCATTGCCAGCAAACCGTTTGACCGCGCAATGGAATTCAACCTGCTGGCGTTGACGCAGTTTGTCGTCGCCAGCAACAACCAGGTGAGCTTCAACCTCACGCCTCAGGCACGCGATCTGCTGCGCGCCGACGACAGTGATCTGGTCTATTACCAGGTGCTGGATCCGCGTGGCGCCCTGATCAGCGGTGAAGTCGATTTCCCGCTGCCCCATGACAACCAGACGCCCGAACCTGGGAAGGTGATGCTGCGCGACGATACCGTGCGTGGCGATGAGGTGCGGGTGGCCTATGCCTGGCTTGCACGCTCGGACAACCCGGAACACCTGGTGCTCATGCAGGTGGCTGAAACCAAAGGCAAGCGCTCCACGCTGGCCACAGAAATCATCAAAGGCGTGATGGTGCCGCAGTTCATCATCCTGCCGCTGGCAGTGCTGCTGGTTTGGCTGGCGCTGGTGCGCGGCATCCGCCCACTCAATGAGCTGGAGCAGCGCATCCGGGCACGCAAACCCGACGATCTGAGCCCCATTGAAGAGTCGTTCATTCCGCAGGAAGTGGCCCCGCTGGTCTCATCGATCAACGACTTGCTCACCCGGCTCAAGGCCTCGCTCACCACCCAGAAGCGCTTCCTGGCCGATGCCGCACACCAGCTCAAGACGCCGCTGGCTGGCCTTCGCATGCAAGCCGAACTGGCGCAACGCGAGACCGACCCCCAGGAAGTGCACGGCTCGCTGCAACAGATCGCCCGCGCCAGCACCCGCGCCACCCACACGGTGAACCAGTTGCTTGCGCTGGCCCGCGCCGAAACCACCGGTCGCACCCTGCCCACCGTGTCCATCGATCTGGCCGAGCTGGTCACAGGCGTGGTGCAAGACTCGGTTCCCCGCGCCATGGAGCACGGTATTGATCTGGGCTACGACGGGCCTGAGGCCATGCCCGCGAACTGCCTGATGGAAGGCAACAGCACGCTGCTGCAGGAAATGGTTCGCAACCTGGTGGACAACGCCATCCATTACTCGGGGCGCGAGGGTGTGGTGACAGCGCGCGTGCTCTTTGACCGGTTCAGCGGCGTGCAGATTTTGCAAGTCGAAGACAACGGCCCGGGTATTGCAGAGAACGAACGTGAACTGGTTCTGCAGCCGTTCTACCGCGCGCTGGGTACCAACGTGGATGGCTCAGGCCTGGGCCTGGCCATCGTGCACGAAATTGCCCAGCAACACGGCGCCTCGGTGCACATGGAAGACGCCCACAACAACCGCAATCACCGCGGCTTGCGGGTCTCGGTGCGCTTCAGTCCGAAGTCAAGCCGCGCCGAAGAATAGCCGGGCGCTCAAGCCTGGGCTTGCAGCGTATCGCCCAGCGCGCTCACCATCCGATCGATCTCGGCCGGGGTGCTGATGAAGGGTGGCGCCAGCTGAATGGTGTCGCCACCATTGCGCACGTAAAAGCCCTTCTTGTACATGGCCATGGCGATCTCAAAAGGCCGGCGCGCTGGTTCTCCTGGCATGGCGTCGATGGTGATGCCCGCAGCCAGACCGATGTTGCGCACATCGGCCACGTGCTTCACGCCTTTCAACCCATGCACGGCGTGCTCCAGAACCGGCGCGAGCTCGCGCACACGTTCCAGCGAGTTGTCGCTCGCCAGCAAGTCGAGTGATGCAATACCGGCGGCACAGGCCACCGGATGGGCCGAGTAGGTGTAGCCGTGTGGGAACTCGATCGCGTATTCGGGACCGCCTGCGCCCATGAAGGTGTCGCAGATTTCCTGCTTGGCAACCACGCCGCCCAAGGGCTGTGTGCCGTTGGTGACCTGTTTGGCGAAGTTGATGATGTCGGGTGTGACGCCAAAAGCCTCGGCGCCGGTCCAGGCGCCCGCACGCCCAAAGCCGGTGATCACTTCGTCAAAAATCAGCAAGATGTTGTTTGCCGTGCAGATCTCGCGCAGGCGCTGCAAATAGCCCACGGGTGGCGGAATCACACCGGCAGAGCCCGCAAACGGCTCCACGATCACGGCGGCAATATTGGACGCATCGTGCAGGGCAATCAGGTTCAGCAAATCGTCGGCCAGATGGGCCCCTGTCTCGGGCATGCCACGAGCAAACGTGCCGTTGGCGGCTTGCGTGTGCGGCAGGTGATCGGCTTCCAGACCTTGGCCAAACAGCTTGCGGTTGCCCACGATGCCCCCCACCGAGATGCCGCCAAAATTCACACCGTGGTAACCCTTGGCTCGGCCGATCAAACGGGTTTTGCCGGCCTGGCCTTTGGCTCGCCAGTAGGCGCGGGCCATTTTCAGCGAGGTGTCTGCGGACTCCGAACCCGAGCCTGTGAAAAACACCCGGTTGAGACCTGCCGGCATGCGCTCGACGATTTTGTTGGCCAGCTCAAACGACAGCGGGTGCGCAAAGTTGAAAGCGGGTGAATAGTCCAGCGTGGCCATCTGCTGACTCACGGCTTGAACAATTTCCTTGCGGCCATGGCCCAGACCCGTACACCACAAACCCGACAGGCCATCGAACACCTGCCTGCCATCGTGGGTCGTGTAATAGGCTCCCTCGCCGCGCACGATCAGACGCGGATCCTGCTGAAACTGGCGGTTGCCGGTGAATGGCATCCAGTGGGCTGCGAGCCATTCGGCGTCGGTGCGGGGATTGGCTTGCTGCAATTGCTGGGAGTCGCTCAGGTCCATGGCGTGCTTTCGGAAAAGGGTGGTCAAGGGCGCCATTGTCAGAAGCCGTTCACTCCATGAAAATGACAACACACGCCACTTTACTTGACGATTTATGCAACAAACCGCCATCCCTTCGATCGGCCAGATAGCCGACGTGGATCTTCGCCTGCTGAAGGTATTCAAGGCGGTGGCCGATTGCGGCGGCATGGCCGCGGCCGAGCTGGAGCTCAACCTTGCGATGTCGACCATCAGCCGCCATGTGAAAGACCTGGAAACCCGGCTGGGGCTGGTGTTGTGCCGGCGCGGGCGCGGTGGCTTCGCACTCACACCCGAGGGCACCCGGGTCTACGCCGCCGCACAACACCTGATTGCTGCCACCGACGCCTTTCGCGGCGAACTGCACGATATCCACCGCCGCATGGGTGGTGACCTGCATGTGGCGTTGTTTGAAAAAACCGCCACCAACCCAGAATCGCACATACCGCAGGCCATTCGCCGCTTCCGTGCCATCGCACCCCAGGTGAATCTGCACCTGCACGTGGGCCCCATTGGCATGATCGAGCGCGGCGTGATCGACGGCCAGTACCATCTGGGCATCATCCCCGAGCACCGGCGTTCTGAAAGTCTGGACTACCTGGACCTATTCGGCGAAACCATGCAGCTCTATGCCAGCGAGGGCCACCCGTGGTTCCGTGCGCGCGACGACGCCGCGCGCGACTGGGCCGCCCTGCAAAAGCAAGCCCTCGCAGCCCTGGGCTACCACTCGCCCAACATGGCCCTCACCCACGCCCGCCGCCTGGAACGGGCGGCCACCGCATCGGACCAGGAGGCCGTGGCCAACCTCATACTTTCCGGCGCCTATGTGGGCTTCCTGCCCGATCACTATGCCCGGGTGTTTGTCGAGGCCAAGCAGATGCGGGCCGTGGCGCCTGCGGTGTTGCGCTACGAATGCCGCTTTGCCTGCATCTGGCGGCATGCGCCTGGGCCGTCGAGGGTGGCCGAAGCATTCCGGGTCGCCCTGCATGGCGCGCACCAGCCTCACCAACAGGCCACTACCTGATGAAGATGGCATTCGGAAGCAACGCCAGCACGGAGGCCACAAATCGGCTCCTCACAATGGCGCCTCCGATGGCAAATCGGCCACCAGCGGCCAAGTGGTGAAATCCGCGGTCCAACACCGCGCTGGTCCATGCTCAGGCTGCTGGTTTGTAGACGTTCAACTCCAGCCGCTCCCGCTCGACCGCAACGGCCACGGCAGGCAGTGCGGCGAAGCGCTGCGCCAGCGCCCAGGCGGCGGGGAACGTGGTGGGGTCGATGCCCGCGTAGCCACCCCAGCGCAGCAACGTCAACGTGTAGGCGTCCACCGCTCCAGGGTACTCACCAAAGAGCCACGGTGAGCCTTTGGCGGCCAGTGCATCGATTTCCTGCAAACACTCGCGGTAGCGGTCCACAGCAAAACGTTGCATGGCCTTTTGAGCCGCTTGGTCGTCGCTGAATTTCTGCGGCATGAAGAAATGGGTGAAGGTGGGGTGCACCGTGTTGTTCATCCAGGCCAGGAGTGAAAGCGCGTGGGTTCGCTCCATGCCCGACGCGGGCAGGATGTGGGCCTGAGGCAGCTTGGCGTCGAGGTGCAGCAAGATGGCGACGATCTGCGTGATCACCACACCCTCATCCACCAGAACAGGCACCTGCCCGCGCGGGTTCAAGGCCAGGTAATCGGCCGTGCGCTGCTCACCCTTGTGCAGCTTGACCATCGAGGGTTCAAAATTCACACCAGCGATTTCCAGCATGGCGTGGGGCACGAACGAACAGGCGCCGGGGGCGAAAAAGAGTTTCAGGCTCATGGTGGTGTCTCCGTAAGAAAGTTGGGTAAATAACGGGCCAGTGTGGGGGCGACCGGCGCGGCATGGCAGTGTGGTTGCACAACGATTTCCCGCCGGGCCGCCCCAAGGAAAATCAGCCTCCTCGGGGGGCAGCGACCCGCGCAGCGGCGGAGCGTGGGGGCATCACTACCCTAGCCGAGGTGAGGGCCGATCAGCTTGGCAATCTCAAACATCGTGACCTGCGGTTTGCCAAACACAGCCTCGAGCTTGGCGTCGGCGTTGATCTTGCGTTTGTCGGTTGCGTCTTGCAGGCTATTGGCCTTGATGTAGTCCCAGAGTTTTTTCGTCACCTCAGGCCGCGACACCAATCCGTCGCCAATCACCGCAATCAACGCTGCGCTGGGCTGCTTTCCCGTGGCTGCGGTTGTTTTGCGCGGTGCCTTGGGTTTTTTCACAGCCGCCGTCTTTTTCGCCGCAGCCGCTTTTTTGGCCGGGGCGGCCTTCTTGGCTGCCACTGTCTTTGCGGCGGCACCAGCCGCGGTCTTGCGCGGTGGGTACTTGGAGGTGCGGGGTTCAAAGGCGAAATTCACCTTGCCAGCCTCGGCATCCCATGCCAGGAAGGCCTTGAACGAGCGGCGCGTGCGCATGGAGACGAACTTGTCGAGCAAATCGGTCTTGCCTTCGGCCAGCAGCTTTTGCATCTGCTCGCGTTCAATCGGTTGCTGCAAGATGATCTTGCCGCTCTTGAACTTGCAACTGGGCGTGGGCTGGGCCTCGGTGGGCACGGTCTTGGAGCAGACATAGTTGCTGCCATGCTCGTACACCGGGCTGCCACAGATCGGGCAGGCGCCCAGCGACTCGGCACCACTGAAGTCGACGATCTCGCCGCTTTCTTCGTTCTTCTTGTCATCGCCGAAGTCGAATTCCAGCTTCCAGTTCTTGTCTTCTTCGTTGAACTTGATGACGATCTCGGCCACGAAGGGCCAGCCCGCCTTGGAGCGGAACCCCTGAAGCGGGCCGATGTGTTTGGTGGCCAGCAAGGTTTCCGCTTCTTCGGGCTCAAAGGTACGCCCGGCTGGCGACTTGCCGAACGAGAAGCCACAGCCTTCGCTCGCACCGTCTTTGCCCACGCAGGTGTAGCGGCGGTAGTTCTCTTTCACCACGCCGCCGCAATTGGGGCAGGGTGTTTCCAGCGTGGCGTAGTTGCCAGGAATGGTGTCGCGGTCGTATTCCTTGGCTTTTCGAACCATGCGCTCGGTCATGGCGGCGATGTCGCCCATGAAGGCCGCGCGGCTGAGTTGGCCCTGCTCCATCTGCGAGAGTTTGTACTCCCATTCGCCAGTGAGTTCGGCTTTGGACAACTCTTCCACGCCCAGGCCGCGCAACAGCGTCATGAGCTGAAAAGCCTTGGCCGTGGGAATCATCTCCCGGCCTTCGCGCAGCATGTATTTTTCGGTCAGCAAACCTTCGATCGTGGCCGCGCGCGTGGCGGGCGTGCCCAGGCCTTTTTCCTGCATGGCCAAACGCAACTCGTCATCGTCCACCAGCTTGCCTGCACCTTCCATGGCGCCCAGCAGCGTGGCTTCCGAGTAGCGAGCGGGGGGTTTGGTTTTCAGGGCTTTGGGATCAGCGCTCTCGGTGCGCACGGTTTCACCTTCTCGCACGGGAACCAGGTTTTGGCCCTTGTCACCTTCTTTGGCATCGGTCACATCTTCTGCAGCCTCTTTGCCATACACCGCCATCCAGCCCGGCTTGACCAGCACCTTGCCTTCGGTCTTGAAGTGGTGACCGACTGCACTTGTGATGCGGGTTGTGACGGTGAATTCCGCCGACGGGAAGAACACCGCCAAGAAACGGCGCACGACCAAGTCGTACAGCTTTTGCTCGGCCTCAGACAATCCACTCGGGGCTTGCAGCGTCGGGATGATGGCGAAGTGATCACTGACCTTGCTGTTGTCGAAGATGCGTTTGCTTGGGCGGATGTAGCCGCCGTCGATCGCGGTCTTGGCATGGGGTGCCAGGTGCTTCATGCCGCTGTCGGCCAGCATGGCAAAGGTCTCTTTGACCGTCGGCAAATAGTCTTCGGGCAGCGCGCGCGAATCGGTACGCGGGTAGGTCAGGGCCTTGTGGCGCTCGTACAGGCTTTGAGCGAGCTGCAGTGTGGTCTTGGCGGAGAAGCCAAACCGGCCGTTGGCTTCGCGTTGCAGGCTGGTCAGGTCGTAGAGCAAACCGCTGGCCTGGGTCGTGGGCTTGCTTTCTTCTTTGACCGTGGCGGCCTTGCCGCGCACAGCGTCAGCGATCTCGACAGCTTCGCGCTGGCTCCAGATGCGATCGGCGCGCAATTCCGCATCGGCACCCTCTTCAATTTGTTGGGCTGTTGGTTTCTTGAATTCCGGGTCAAACCATTTGCCCGGGTATTCACCGGCTTCGGCCAGAAAGCCACCGTGGATTTCCCAGTAGTCGCGGCTCTTGTGCGCGCGGATCTTCTCTTCGCGCTCCACCACCAGGGAGAGCGTGGGCGTTTGCACCCGGCCGACCGTGGTCAGGAAAAAACCGCCGTCGCGCGAGTTGAACGCGGTCATGGCACGGGTGCCGTTGATACCCACCATCCAGTCCGCTTCGGAGCGGCTGCGCGCGGCATCGGCCAGGCCCTGCATCTGCTCATCGGTTTTCAGGTGTTCAAACCCGTCGCGAATGGCCGCCGGCGTCATCGACTGCAGCCACAGGCGCTGCACCGGCTTGCCCAGCCCCTGGTAGGCGCCGCCTTTGAAGCCTCCCGCGTACTGCTCGATCAATCGGAAGATCAGTTCACCTTCGCGGCCCGCGTCACAGGCGTTGATCAAACGGCCCACGTCTTTCCGCTTGGCCTGCTTGACCACCGCCGACAAGCGCGACTTGGTCTTGTCGATGGGCTTCAATTCAAAGTAGGGCGGCAACACCGGCAAGTTGGCAAAGCTCCACTTGCCGCGCTTGACGTCGAACTGCTCGGGCGCAGCGATTTCCACCAAGTGGCCCACCGCGGAGGTGACCACATAGGTGTCACTCTCAAAGTGGTCATCGTGTTTTTCGAACTTGCCCGCCACAGGGGTGAGCGCTCGCACGATGTCTTGGGCCACGGAGGGCTTCTCGGCAATGACCAGGGTTTTGGCGAAAACTTCGTTTTTCATCTCTACAATCGGTTTTCTCGCGCGCACGTTCGTGCGCGCACACGCAAGGGTGCGCACACACACGCGCGCACCTGCATGAATCAACCTTACCAAATATTTTGGCCGTGACGAAAACCCCTCGCAAGACGCCCAAGTCCGCCGACGCCGCACCAGCAGCGGCCGGCAGGCGCATTCAGACCCGCCGCTCGGGCGTGCATGGCAAGGGCGTGTATGCCGTGGTCGACCTGGCCGAAGGCGAAACGCTGATCGAGTACGTGGGCGAAGTCATCACCTGGGAAGAAGCCCTGGACCGCCATCCCCACGACCCTACAGATCCGAACCACACGTTCTACTTCCACATCGACGAAGAGCATGTGATCGACGCCAAACACGGCGGCAACTCTTCGCGCTGGATCAACCACAGCTGCAAGCCCAATTGCGAAGCCGAAGTCGACGACGGCCGCGTGTTCATCCGGGCCAGGAAAAACATCAAAGCCGGCAAAGAGCTGTTTTACGACTACGGCCTCGTCATCGACGAGCCCCACACGCCCGAGCTGCTCAAGCAATACCCTTGCTGGTGCGGCGCGAAGAAGTGCCGTGGCACGCTGTTGGCACCGCAGAAAAAGGGCAAGAAGTCCAAGCTGGGCTGACCAACGCGACGCCCTGTGTTTCCCCCGAACAGGGGACCGGACGGCCGGATGAAAGTAGCACCTTCAGGTACATTTCAGGATCGATAGCCGGTCCTGCCCTGCGGTGGCGCCGACCCCACCGCTTCTGCAGGGACGCCATGTTTACCTCTCCCGCCTCTGAACTTCATTCCGCCCCTGGTCTGCGTAAAGCACTGATCGCTGTGGCCTGGGCCTCATGCGCCAGCT
This region of Hydrogenophaga crassostreae genomic DNA includes:
- a CDS encoding DNA topoisomerase III encodes the protein MKNEVFAKTLVIAEKPSVAQDIVRALTPVAGKFEKHDDHFESDTYVVTSAVGHLVEIAAPEQFDVKRGKWSFANLPVLPPYFELKPIDKTKSRLSAVVKQAKRKDVGRLINACDAGREGELIFRLIEQYAGGFKGGAYQGLGKPVQRLWLQSMTPAAIRDGFEHLKTDEQMQGLADAARSRSEADWMVGINGTRAMTAFNSRDGGFFLTTVGRVQTPTLSLVVEREEKIRAHKSRDYWEIHGGFLAEAGEYPGKWFDPEFKKPTAQQIEEGADAELRADRIWSQREAVEIADAVRGKAATVKEESKPTTQASGLLYDLTSLQREANGRFGFSAKTTLQLAQSLYERHKALTYPRTDSRALPEDYLPTVKETFAMLADSGMKHLAPHAKTAIDGGYIRPSKRIFDNSKVSDHFAIIPTLQAPSGLSEAEQKLYDLVVRRFLAVFFPSAEFTVTTRITSAVGHHFKTEGKVLVKPGWMAVYGKEAAEDVTDAKEGDKGQNLVPVREGETVRTESADPKALKTKPPARYSEATLLGAMEGAGKLVDDDELRLAMQEKGLGTPATRAATIEGLLTEKYMLREGREMIPTAKAFQLMTLLRGLGVEELSKAELTGEWEYKLSQMEQGQLSRAAFMGDIAAMTERMVRKAKEYDRDTIPGNYATLETPCPNCGGVVKENYRRYTCVGKDGASEGCGFSFGKSPAGRTFEPEEAETLLATKHIGPLQGFRSKAGWPFVAEIVIKFNEEDKNWKLEFDFGDDKKNEESGEIVDFSGAESLGACPICGSPVYEHGSNYVCSKTVPTEAQPTPSCKFKSGKIILQQPIEREQMQKLLAEGKTDLLDKFVSMRTRRSFKAFLAWDAEAGKVNFAFEPRTSKYPPRKTAAGAAAKTVAAKKAAPAKKAAAAKKTAAVKKPKAPRKTTAATGKQPSAALIAVIGDGLVSRPEVTKKLWDYIKANSLQDATDKRKINADAKLEAVFGKPQVTMFEIAKLIGPHLG
- a CDS encoding aspartate aminotransferase family protein produces the protein MDLSDSQQLQQANPRTDAEWLAAHWMPFTGNRQFQQDPRLIVRGEGAYYTTHDGRQVFDGLSGLWCTGLGHGRKEIVQAVSQQMATLDYSPAFNFAHPLSFELANKIVERMPAGLNRVFFTGSGSESADTSLKMARAYWRAKGQAGKTRLIGRAKGYHGVNFGGISVGGIVGNRKLFGQGLEADHLPHTQAANGTFARGMPETGAHLADDLLNLIALHDASNIAAVIVEPFAGSAGVIPPPVGYLQRLREICTANNILLIFDEVITGFGRAGAWTGAEAFGVTPDIINFAKQVTNGTQPLGGVVAKQEICDTFMGAGGPEYAIEFPHGYTYSAHPVACAAGIASLDLLASDNSLERVRELAPVLEHAVHGLKGVKHVADVRNIGLAAGITIDAMPGEPARRPFEIAMAMYKKGFYVRNGGDTIQLAPPFISTPAEIDRMVSALGDTLQAQA
- a CDS encoding SET domain-containing protein, whose amino-acid sequence is MTKTPRKTPKSADAAPAAAGRRIQTRRSGVHGKGVYAVVDLAEGETLIEYVGEVITWEEALDRHPHDPTDPNHTFYFHIDEEHVIDAKHGGNSSRWINHSCKPNCEAEVDDGRVFIRARKNIKAGKELFYDYGLVIDEPHTPELLKQYPCWCGAKKCRGTLLAPQKKGKKSKLG
- a CDS encoding response regulator, whose product is MRILIAEDDQVLADGLLRSLRAAGAAVDHVASGSEADAALMTNSEFDLLILDLGLPKMHGLEVLKRLRSRGSVLPVLILTAADSVEERVKGLDYGADDYMAKPFSLQELEARVRALTRRGMGGATSTIKHGPLEYDQAGRVATIEGKMVELSARELGLLEVLLQRSGRLVSKDQLVERLCEWGEEVSNNAIEVYIHRLRKKIEKGPIRIATVRGLGYCLEKIPG
- a CDS encoding DUF6500 family protein — translated: MRETIVAVCDAKVASKGEGVGLSFYAFFANKNDDPDLLLEAATWWIHTHRLDHFEKAVKIRQLVQSA
- a CDS encoding sensor histidine kinase, with protein sequence MSFGLFQREQRSLFGEILDWMLTPLLLLWPLSLALTWFVAQGIASKPFDRAMEFNLLALTQFVVASNNQVSFNLTPQARDLLRADDSDLVYYQVLDPRGALISGEVDFPLPHDNQTPEPGKVMLRDDTVRGDEVRVAYAWLARSDNPEHLVLMQVAETKGKRSTLATEIIKGVMVPQFIILPLAVLLVWLALVRGIRPLNELEQRIRARKPDDLSPIEESFIPQEVAPLVSSINDLLTRLKASLTTQKRFLADAAHQLKTPLAGLRMQAELAQRETDPQEVHGSLQQIARASTRATHTVNQLLALARAETTGRTLPTVSIDLAELVTGVVQDSVPRAMEHGIDLGYDGPEAMPANCLMEGNSTLLQEMVRNLVDNAIHYSGREGVVTARVLFDRFSGVQILQVEDNGPGIAENERELVLQPFYRALGTNVDGSGLGLAIVHEIAQQHGASVHMEDAHNNRNHRGLRVSVRFSPKSSRAEE
- the recA gene encoding recombinase RecA translates to MDVAVKSNSLNSEKSKALQAALAQIEKQFGKGTIMRLGEGEVIENIQVVSTGSLGLDIALGVGGLPRGRVVEIYGPESSGKTTLTLQVIAEMQKVGGQAAFVDAEHALDIQYAQKLGVNLQDLLISQPDTGEQALEIVDSLVRSGAVDLIVVDSVAALTPKAELEGEMGDSLPGLQARLMSQALRKLTASIKKTNCTVIFINQIRMKIGVMFGSPETTTGGNALKFYSSVRLDIRRTGTIKKGDDAIGNETKVKVVKNKVAPPFKTAEFDILFGEGISREGEILDLGVANRVIDKSGAWYAYNGEKIGQGRDNSREFLRENPDLRFEIENKVRTELGVPLLPSSEAPGKGGKKAAKAEKAEKAEAVVPQVE
- a CDS encoding glutathione S-transferase family protein; amino-acid sequence: MSLKLFFAPGACSFVPHAMLEIAGVNFEPSMVKLHKGEQRTADYLALNPRGQVPVLVDEGVVITQIVAILLHLDAKLPQAHILPASGMERTHALSLLAWMNNTVHPTFTHFFMPQKFSDDQAAQKAMQRFAVDRYRECLQEIDALAAKGSPWLFGEYPGAVDAYTLTLLRWGGYAGIDPTTFPAAWALAQRFAALPAVAVAVERERLELNVYKPAA
- a CDS encoding MarR family winged helix-turn-helix transcriptional regulator, with product MIEQIEGHQEDDRWRQTHLGRLMGLALRRFDERVLHLMAHDANVPLALSNLAGRDQIGAAHVHITRHLSRNGSRLTELAEAAGMSKQAMGDLVTQCEAWDLVRREPDPHDGRARRIVFTSTGLLWLDAFQQAVAQAQDEFRAMVGEEVATVVSLGLEAYGAG
- a CDS encoding LysR family transcriptional regulator, with translation MQQTAIPSIGQIADVDLRLLKVFKAVADCGGMAAAELELNLAMSTISRHVKDLETRLGLVLCRRGRGGFALTPEGTRVYAAAQHLIAATDAFRGELHDIHRRMGGDLHVALFEKTATNPESHIPQAIRRFRAIAPQVNLHLHVGPIGMIERGVIDGQYHLGIIPEHRRSESLDYLDLFGETMQLYASEGHPWFRARDDAARDWAALQKQALAALGYHSPNMALTHARRLERAATASDQEAVANLILSGAYVGFLPDHYARVFVEAKQMRAVAPAVLRYECRFACIWRHAPGPSRVAEAFRVALHGAHQPHQQATT